One genomic window of Kaistia geumhonensis includes the following:
- a CDS encoding phage portal protein, with product MLERLRARLAALAPPRRESGRPPEAKASRAGPLIALQGQGRAVWSPRDAASLAREGFMKNAVVHRAVMMIASSAASVPLVAYEGDAERPDHPLLGLLAEPNRRQNGPAFLEALIANLLVAGNAYAELVMLGGQPAELHVLRPDRMRVVPGPDGWPEAYEYSVAGRTIRFPDPGAGGLAPILHLKLFHPLDDHYGFAPIEAAARALDLHNTAAEWNKALLDNSARPSGALVYRGEGGANLSQEQFERLKAELEQNYSGAVAAGRPLLLEGGLDWTSMALSPRDMDFLEAKNGAAREIALAFGVPPMLLAIPGDNTYANYAEANRAFWRQTVLPLVGRTAAALTAWLAPAYGGAVRLDFDADGVEALAADRESLWRRVEAASFLSRDEKRQAVGYGAGEDGDGEGEGGPKGRAA from the coding sequence ATGCTGGAAAGGCTGAGGGCGCGGCTCGCCGCGCTCGCCCCGCCGCGCCGCGAGAGCGGCCGCCCGCCCGAGGCGAAGGCCTCGCGGGCCGGTCCGCTGATCGCGCTGCAGGGGCAGGGACGGGCTGTCTGGTCGCCGCGCGACGCGGCGAGCCTCGCCCGCGAAGGCTTCATGAAGAACGCGGTCGTGCATCGCGCCGTCATGATGATCGCCTCCAGCGCGGCGAGCGTGCCGCTCGTCGCCTATGAGGGCGATGCCGAGCGGCCGGACCATCCGCTGCTCGGCCTTCTCGCCGAGCCGAACCGCCGCCAGAACGGACCCGCCTTCCTCGAGGCGCTGATCGCCAACCTCCTCGTCGCCGGCAACGCCTATGCCGAACTGGTGATGCTGGGCGGCCAGCCGGCGGAGCTGCATGTTCTGCGGCCGGACCGCATGCGCGTCGTGCCGGGGCCGGACGGCTGGCCGGAGGCGTATGAATATAGCGTCGCCGGCCGCACCATCCGCTTCCCCGATCCCGGGGCGGGCGGGCTCGCGCCGATCCTGCACCTGAAGCTCTTTCACCCGCTCGACGACCATTACGGCTTCGCGCCGATCGAGGCGGCGGCGCGGGCGCTCGACCTGCACAACACCGCCGCCGAATGGAACAAGGCGCTGCTCGACAATTCGGCGCGGCCCTCCGGCGCGCTGGTCTATCGCGGCGAGGGCGGCGCCAATCTCTCGCAGGAACAGTTCGAGCGGCTGAAGGCTGAACTGGAGCAGAACTATTCCGGCGCCGTCGCGGCGGGCCGCCCGCTGCTGCTCGAGGGCGGGCTCGACTGGACGTCGATGGCGCTCTCGCCGCGCGACATGGATTTTCTCGAGGCGAAGAACGGCGCGGCGCGCGAGATCGCGCTCGCCTTCGGCGTGCCGCCGATGCTGCTCGCCATCCCCGGCGACAACACCTACGCGAACTATGCCGAGGCCAACCGCGCCTTCTGGCGCCAGACCGTATTGCCGCTCGTCGGGCGGACCGCGGCGGCGCTGACGGCCTGGCTCGCCCCCGCCTATGGCGGCGCGGTGCGCCTCGATTTCGACGCCGACGGCGTGGAGGCGCTCGCCGCCGACCGCGAGTCGCTCTGGCGGCGGGTCGAGGCGGCGAGCTTCCTCAGCCGCGACGAGAAGCGGCAGGCGGTCGGCTATGGCGCCGGGGAGGATGGGGACGGCGAAGGGGAGGGTGGTCCGAAGGGGAGGGCGGCATGA
- a CDS encoding DNA-packaging protein, with protein MGIPASTLSETLAAAMTPRELALFNHDWDFWARDDQLPPPGDWLTWLMIGGRGAGKTRAGAEWIRGLALGRPGYAARPVGRIALIGETLADVRDVMIEGVSGLLAVHPRDERPQWQPSRRRLEWPNGAVALCFSSEDPESLRGPQFEAAWADELGKWRHQEASWDMLQFGLRLGALPRQLVTTTPRPTPLVKRLVRAERTVITRAGTAANLGNLAPGFLERVIGRYRGTRLGRQEIDGELIDDRADALWSREVIERLRLGAPPKLARVVVAVDPPASGRRGADACGIVGCGLAEDGTGYVLADATIAEVKPERWAAAAVTLYHALEADALVAEVNQGGDMVTSVIGEVDASVPVTPVRATRGKYLRAEPVAALYAQGRVRHAGTFPQLEDELADFGPEGLSSGRSPDRLDALVWALTHLMLRPAGEPRLRSL; from the coding sequence ATGGGCATCCCGGCGTCGACGCTCTCGGAGACGCTGGCGGCGGCGATGACGCCGCGCGAGCTGGCGCTCTTCAACCATGACTGGGATTTCTGGGCGCGCGACGACCAACTGCCGCCGCCCGGCGACTGGCTGACCTGGCTGATGATCGGCGGGCGCGGCGCCGGCAAGACGCGCGCCGGAGCGGAATGGATCCGCGGGCTGGCGCTCGGGCGGCCGGGCTATGCCGCGCGGCCGGTCGGGCGCATCGCGCTGATCGGCGAGACGCTGGCCGATGTCCGCGACGTGATGATCGAGGGCGTCTCCGGGCTGCTCGCGGTGCATCCCAGGGACGAGCGGCCGCAATGGCAGCCCTCGCGGCGGCGACTCGAATGGCCGAACGGGGCGGTGGCGCTCTGCTTCTCGTCCGAGGACCCGGAAAGCCTGCGCGGCCCGCAATTCGAGGCCGCCTGGGCCGATGAACTCGGCAAGTGGCGCCATCAGGAGGCGAGCTGGGACATGCTGCAGTTCGGCCTTCGGCTCGGCGCGCTGCCACGCCAGCTGGTCACCACGACGCCGCGCCCGACTCCGCTCGTGAAGCGGCTGGTCAGGGCCGAGCGCACGGTGATCACGCGGGCCGGCACGGCGGCCAATCTCGGCAATCTCGCGCCGGGCTTCCTGGAGCGGGTCATCGGCCGCTATCGCGGCACGCGGCTCGGACGGCAGGAGATCGACGGCGAGCTGATCGACGATCGCGCCGATGCGCTGTGGAGCCGCGAGGTGATCGAGCGGCTCCGGCTCGGCGCGCCGCCGAAGCTCGCCCGCGTCGTGGTGGCGGTCGATCCCCCGGCGAGCGGGCGGCGCGGGGCGGATGCCTGCGGCATCGTCGGCTGCGGCCTCGCCGAGGACGGCACGGGCTATGTGCTCGCCGATGCGACCATCGCCGAGGTGAAGCCCGAGCGCTGGGCGGCGGCGGCGGTGACGCTCTATCACGCGCTGGAGGCCGATGCGCTAGTGGCCGAGGTCAACCAGGGCGGCGACATGGTGACGAGCGTCATCGGCGAGGTCGATGCGAGCGTGCCGGTGACGCCGGTCCGCGCGACGCGGGGCAAATATCTGCGGGCCGAGCCGGTCGCGGCGCTCTATGCGCAGGGCCGCGTCCGCCATGCCGGCACCTTTCCCCAGCTCGAGGACGAACTGGCTGATTTCGGGCCCGAAGGACTTTCGAGCGGCCGCTCGCCGGACCGGCTCGACGCGCTCGTCTGGGCGCTCACGCATCTCATGCTGCGCCCGGCCGGCGAGCCGCGGCTGCGCAGCCTTTGA
- a CDS encoding HD domain-containing protein: protein MPNWNETRLSKAVDGKLTRKEQTALSLALDQAQSVLRSTSTAPIDFTLHDQDHSFRVAERIFDLIIPDVSLGPYELALLLLGSYMHDIGMSPSRKIVRAHNDYLLTGLAGDLTPQHLKDFQHWLDAHYNGVTAPISPDALTPSNLRTVEEIVSYYCRHKHNDWSEEWIRNALPELQSSLYANWVEDLVTLCRSHHEGLSALRSERFEAKLVGAPSQSVNLRYLAALLRLADVLEFDPERTPSIILERRDIAPKSRIFWQRDHEIAFHLDAENRSISLTARTPSAPVHRAVLDVVLSVDHELATCAALEHEGLFRVGKIPDIERDRYKWEWPSRLATDISEKDNSFVYIEGAFRPDSKRILDLLSGVALYGNPLAAIRELLQNAVDAVKEQIAYERLEDDEPGSSDFSPKWSEFHRIRLSLEEDIDGIWLRCVDNGVGMTKDIIENHLLVSGSAARVSTRTLEREADAKGFAVGRTGQFGVGALSYFMIADRLELTTRRSNHAGDHDHTAWRFTTEGIGSFGELSRASRSTNGTEARLRLRADIFDINTPIFSQISQYILDTVSFLPCRMEFKDNINGGPALQFAAGWVDSSDMLSDYCLELNKRGKRMTELRDGQANFKSDARNRLRWLGPEELTFEPLAARIRVWLPYFELPGGNSCVYLHLEDDAVVQLRNNDQFLVPQRHAFLSWRGFKAISRDPIKLPANVSVEIDLGAGATISVDRGHLSFPTDDIFEAISEVAQKLRSSFANENIRSQFKVLNLGTLNIGMDDDSGFYWQRESDKWSAVEAPFAEVLKFSYEREPTGGRATNNGREVQRVLTMGSSGSQRSVSRLVGGGRLVLTRDNSRYSLLQAAVIWDTMPSEFRRGARSFPESLRGLLCVVCDGQVALNKDHALAAALTRHRRVDPANLDANCSDDELASALYSTIHLPTEAWSTLVSKVGMRERILEFIDRLPERRIDAWTVSSPNQYIITIDSKGRHTRKQDFRINRFNTYDGRNYILPSEERDWLRIEGPKFEDEDKEPQVNTISF from the coding sequence ATGCCTAATTGGAATGAAACACGGCTCTCGAAGGCAGTTGATGGCAAGCTAACGCGGAAGGAGCAAACAGCGCTCAGCTTGGCTCTTGACCAGGCTCAATCGGTATTACGGAGCACGAGTACAGCACCTATCGACTTTACTCTGCACGATCAAGACCATAGCTTTCGTGTGGCTGAACGAATATTTGATCTAATAATCCCTGACGTTTCCCTTGGGCCATATGAATTAGCGCTCCTTCTTCTTGGCTCTTACATGCACGACATCGGTATGTCGCCCTCTAGGAAGATCGTGCGAGCACACAACGACTATCTATTAACGGGACTGGCGGGAGACTTAACGCCCCAACATCTCAAAGATTTTCAGCATTGGCTGGATGCACACTACAACGGGGTTACAGCACCTATTTCTCCAGATGCGCTCACGCCGTCGAACTTGAGGACGGTTGAGGAAATCGTCTCCTATTACTGCCGGCATAAGCATAACGATTGGAGCGAGGAGTGGATCAGAAATGCGCTCCCCGAGCTGCAATCATCATTGTACGCGAACTGGGTGGAGGATCTTGTCACACTTTGTCGTAGCCATCATGAGGGACTCTCCGCGCTGCGCTCGGAGCGGTTCGAGGCCAAGCTGGTGGGCGCCCCTAGTCAATCGGTGAATCTGAGGTATCTCGCCGCGCTTTTGAGGCTTGCAGACGTGCTGGAGTTCGACCCGGAGCGGACACCCAGCATCATTTTGGAGCGACGTGACATCGCTCCCAAGAGTCGCATTTTCTGGCAGCGCGATCACGAGATTGCGTTTCATCTGGACGCTGAGAACAGGAGCATCTCGCTTACGGCGCGCACCCCGAGTGCGCCTGTGCACAGGGCTGTTCTTGATGTCGTGCTGTCGGTGGATCACGAACTCGCCACTTGCGCAGCCCTTGAGCACGAAGGGCTATTCCGAGTGGGCAAAATACCCGACATAGAACGGGATCGATATAAATGGGAATGGCCCTCCCGTCTCGCGACGGACATTTCGGAGAAGGACAACAGCTTCGTATATATTGAAGGGGCATTTCGGCCCGACTCGAAGCGGATTCTAGACCTTCTCTCTGGCGTTGCTCTTTATGGCAATCCGCTAGCCGCAATTCGTGAGCTTCTTCAAAACGCGGTTGATGCCGTTAAAGAGCAGATTGCTTACGAGAGGCTTGAAGATGATGAGCCCGGCTCCTCGGACTTCTCACCTAAGTGGAGCGAATTCCATCGCATCCGCCTGAGTCTTGAGGAAGACATTGACGGGATCTGGCTAAGGTGCGTCGACAACGGTGTCGGCATGACAAAGGACATAATTGAAAATCACCTGCTTGTGAGCGGCTCCGCGGCCCGCGTATCGACCCGGACACTTGAGAGGGAAGCCGACGCTAAAGGGTTCGCCGTCGGCCGAACTGGTCAGTTCGGAGTCGGCGCCCTCAGCTACTTTATGATTGCGGACAGACTTGAGCTGACGACACGCCGCAGCAACCATGCGGGCGACCATGATCATACTGCTTGGCGTTTCACGACCGAGGGCATAGGGTCATTTGGCGAACTCTCCCGCGCCAGCCGCTCTACAAATGGAACTGAAGCACGCCTCAGGCTTCGCGCAGACATATTTGACATTAATACCCCGATATTTTCGCAGATATCACAATATATATTGGACACTGTTTCGTTCTTACCATGCAGGATGGAATTTAAAGACAACATCAATGGAGGACCGGCACTACAATTTGCTGCCGGCTGGGTCGATTCATCTGATATGCTTTCGGATTACTGCCTAGAGCTCAATAAGCGCGGAAAGCGTATGACCGAACTTCGTGACGGGCAAGCCAACTTCAAATCGGACGCCCGGAACCGGCTTAGATGGCTAGGACCTGAAGAACTAACATTTGAGCCTCTCGCGGCCCGAATTCGAGTTTGGCTTCCATATTTCGAACTACCCGGCGGAAATAGTTGCGTATACTTACATTTGGAAGATGACGCGGTCGTTCAACTTCGTAATAACGATCAATTTCTTGTTCCGCAGCGGCACGCATTCCTCTCTTGGCGAGGCTTCAAGGCAATAAGCCGCGACCCCATAAAACTGCCAGCCAATGTATCTGTGGAAATTGACTTAGGTGCGGGAGCAACAATCTCGGTCGATCGCGGGCATTTGTCGTTTCCCACAGATGATATTTTCGAGGCGATCTCGGAGGTCGCGCAGAAACTGCGTAGTTCATTTGCCAATGAGAACATTAGGTCTCAGTTTAAAGTCCTCAATTTGGGCACCCTCAATATTGGTATGGACGACGACTCGGGATTTTACTGGCAAAGAGAATCCGACAAGTGGTCTGCGGTTGAAGCTCCGTTTGCTGAGGTTCTCAAGTTTTCATACGAGCGCGAACCAACCGGTGGCAGAGCCACTAACAACGGGAGGGAGGTTCAGAGGGTGCTCACGATGGGCTCGAGCGGTTCCCAACGAAGCGTATCACGACTTGTAGGAGGTGGCCGCCTTGTTCTCACCCGAGATAATTCCAGGTACTCTTTGCTTCAGGCCGCTGTAATTTGGGATACGATGCCATCGGAGTTTAGGCGGGGCGCGCGATCGTTCCCTGAGTCTTTGAGAGGCCTGCTGTGTGTAGTATGCGACGGGCAAGTGGCGCTGAACAAAGATCATGCTTTGGCCGCGGCCCTAACTAGACATCGTCGCGTGGATCCAGCTAACTTGGATGCTAACTGCTCGGACGACGAACTCGCGTCCGCTTTGTACTCAACGATACACCTCCCAACCGAAGCATGGTCAACGCTCGTATCGAAAGTAGGCATGAGGGAAAGGATTCTTGAATTTATTGATCGCCTACCTGAGAGAAGAATAGATGCATGGACAGTGTCGTCGCCAAATCAATACATCATAACTATAGACAGTAAGGGACGCCATACTAGGAAGCAAGACTTCCGCATAAATAGATTTAATACATATGACGGGAGGAACTACATTCTTCCCTCCGAAGAGAGAGATTGGCTGAGAATCGAGGGGCCGAAATTCGAGGATGAAGATAAGGAACCTCAAGTGAATACTATCTCGTTTTGA
- a CDS encoding mechanosensitive ion channel family protein: protein MTGLNCLRLICRVAMLWVLVVCSASAARAEAVPAQAVEDAFPLRAADTSSPRDTLSTFLREFRDSAEAWRSGKSRDVIDRALARARDTIDFSDVPALGYGAATLIDMALLSEVLDRVQLPPLADIPGDADLSSDRDDELTRWVIPNTRLEIVKITEGPRAGEYLFSKETVEDLHAYYDLVKDVPYQPGALAGIYEDVLSSPGDWVPERFRDTLPVWATSVAAGHAIWQWIALVVLIAVCLPLVAVILRAGIRWDARRRSNSPWLRFGTPAALILVVAMAELFENLAENVIGLLELPMEITGFFVLAIQAAGLAWLVFVLSNRLADAIGGLRYGSDGRSHLDAAMTRMLFRLISLCFMILLVAFAASRIGIPIAPLVAGLGAGGLAIALAVRHTLENIIGGLTLFADRPVRVGDFCRYGENVGTVEEIGLRSTRIRTLEQSLVTVPNSEFSQMHLDNFTARRLRLLKTLLHIRHDTTIEQMRRLLAELRALLAADPLVVPESCHVRFVGYGAFSKDIEVFAYLRCEDEKSFLAAREELLFRIEEIVQHVDAGFAVGASP, encoded by the coding sequence TTGACCGGACTGAATTGCCTGCGACTGATCTGCCGTGTCGCGATGCTGTGGGTCTTGGTCGTCTGCAGCGCGTCAGCCGCCAGGGCAGAGGCCGTTCCGGCCCAGGCGGTCGAGGACGCCTTTCCGCTTCGGGCCGCCGACACGTCCAGCCCGCGCGACACGCTGAGCACGTTTCTCCGCGAGTTCCGTGACAGTGCGGAGGCCTGGCGGAGCGGCAAGAGCCGCGACGTGATCGACCGGGCGCTGGCGCGCGCGCGTGACACCATCGACTTCAGCGACGTGCCGGCCCTCGGCTATGGCGCGGCGACGCTGATCGACATGGCGCTGCTGAGCGAGGTGCTCGACCGCGTGCAGCTCCCGCCGCTGGCGGACATCCCCGGCGATGCCGATCTTTCGTCTGACAGGGACGACGAGCTGACACGCTGGGTGATCCCCAACACCCGGCTCGAGATCGTGAAGATCACCGAGGGGCCGCGCGCCGGCGAATATCTGTTCTCGAAGGAGACCGTCGAGGACCTTCACGCCTATTACGACCTCGTGAAGGACGTGCCCTACCAGCCCGGGGCGCTCGCCGGCATCTATGAGGACGTGCTGTCGAGCCCCGGCGACTGGGTGCCCGAGAGGTTTCGCGACACGCTGCCCGTCTGGGCGACCAGCGTGGCCGCCGGGCATGCCATATGGCAGTGGATCGCGCTGGTGGTTCTCATCGCCGTCTGCCTGCCGCTCGTCGCGGTCATCCTGCGCGCCGGAATCCGTTGGGACGCCAGACGACGCTCGAACAGCCCTTGGCTCCGCTTCGGGACGCCGGCCGCGCTGATCCTCGTCGTCGCCATGGCGGAGCTTTTCGAAAACCTTGCCGAGAACGTGATCGGCCTTCTCGAACTCCCCATGGAGATCACCGGCTTCTTCGTCCTCGCCATTCAGGCGGCAGGGCTCGCCTGGCTGGTGTTCGTGCTGTCGAACAGACTCGCCGATGCGATCGGCGGGCTCAGATACGGATCGGACGGACGGTCGCATCTCGATGCGGCCATGACGCGGATGCTGTTCCGCCTGATCAGCCTCTGCTTCATGATCCTCCTCGTCGCTTTCGCGGCCAGCCGGATCGGGATTCCGATCGCGCCCCTGGTGGCCGGTCTCGGCGCGGGCGGCCTCGCCATCGCCCTCGCGGTGAGGCACACTCTGGAAAACATCATCGGCGGGCTGACGCTGTTCGCCGACCGGCCGGTGCGGGTCGGCGACTTTTGCCGCTATGGCGAGAATGTCGGGACGGTCGAGGAAATCGGGCTGCGCTCGACGCGCATCCGCACATTGGAGCAGAGCCTCGTCACCGTTCCCAACAGCGAATTCTCGCAGATGCATCTCGACAATTTCACGGCGCGCCGCCTGCGCCTTCTGAAGACGCTGCTGCATATCCGCCATGACACGACGATCGAGCAGATGCGCCGTCTGCTCGCGGAGCTCCGCGCTCTCCTCGCCGCCGATCCGCTCGTGGTGCCCGAGAGCTGCCACGTCCGCTTCGTCGGCTATGGCGCCTTCTCGAAGGATATCGAGGTCTTCGCCTATTTGCGATGCGAGGACGAGAAGAGCTTCCTCGCCGCCCGGGAGGAGCTCCTGTTCAGGATCGAGGAAATCGTCCAGCACGTCGATGCCGGCTTTGCCGTCGGGGCCAGCCCGTGA
- a CDS encoding curlin, with the protein MTSQTRTLLAAALAALIAAPALTTPAEAGGSIALTLSPRDAQQAQLMDFGLRAYGLYNGLKNGGARIDQKGRGNSAGVAQNGSGNLGLVTQRGEGHEGTIDQRGNGNSYGLFQFGRGTRSAITQQGNASTGAAVTFGW; encoded by the coding sequence ATGACCAGCCAGACCCGCACCCTCCTCGCCGCCGCCCTCGCCGCCCTCATCGCGGCGCCGGCGCTGACGACGCCGGCCGAGGCCGGCGGCTCGATCGCGCTCACTCTTTCGCCGCGCGACGCGCAGCAGGCGCAGCTGATGGATTTCGGGCTGCGCGCCTATGGGCTCTATAACGGCCTGAAGAACGGCGGCGCGCGCATCGACCAAAAGGGGCGCGGCAACAGCGCCGGCGTCGCGCAGAACGGCAGCGGCAATCTCGGCCTCGTCACCCAGCGCGGCGAAGGCCATGAAGGCACCATCGACCAGCGCGGCAACGGCAATTCCTACGGCCTCTTCCAGTTCGGCCGCGGCACGAGGAGCGCCATCACCCAGCAAGGCAACGCCAGCACCGGCGCCGCCGTCACCTTCGGCTGGTAG
- the csgH gene encoding curli-like amyloid fiber formation chaperone CsgH, which produces MTKPSLTNPIPMRATRRPLALGALVLAGAALAAGCIPANLAAAGSGAGAGSGGSAGTLAGAGTAALSCEIRQSRARGQLMLEPMVSAASGASGSYSLTLAGGGSGNSSTISQGGGFTAPPGRATSLGQVSLDGGGVYRARLEVSAGGGKAVCAGKVGGAL; this is translated from the coding sequence ATGACGAAGCCGAGCCTGACCAACCCCATCCCGATGCGCGCCACCCGCCGCCCGCTGGCGCTCGGCGCCCTCGTGCTGGCCGGCGCCGCCCTCGCAGCCGGATGCATCCCGGCAAACCTCGCGGCAGCCGGCAGCGGGGCAGGCGCCGGCAGCGGAGGAAGCGCCGGCACGCTCGCCGGCGCCGGCACGGCGGCGCTCTCCTGCGAGATCCGCCAGAGCCGCGCGCGCGGCCAGCTGATGCTGGAGCCGATGGTGAGCGCGGCTTCGGGGGCGAGCGGCAGCTATTCCCTGACGCTCGCGGGCGGCGGCTCCGGCAATTCGTCGACCATCAGCCAGGGCGGCGGCTTCACCGCCCCGCCCGGCCGCGCCACCAGCCTCGGCCAGGTGAGCCTCGATGGCGGCGGCGTCTATCGCGCGAGGCTCGAAGTGTCGGCGGGCGGCGGCAAGGCCGTCTGCGCCGGCAAGGTCGGCGGCGCTCTCTAG
- a CDS encoding curlin, whose protein sequence is MIRTSLVKTTLAAAALGLSAAALSLAAALPAAANDVRIDQYGWGNSAGGAQNGWSNRIRVHQGGNWNGATAQQYGGRNLSVIGQEGWRNSAATYQTGNRNAAGIGQFGSNHTAILTQDGNGNIAAGVQVGNGCAADVAQGGNGNVAAFVQSCP, encoded by the coding sequence ATGATCCGCACTTCTCTCGTCAAGACCACCCTCGCCGCCGCCGCGCTCGGCCTTTCCGCCGCTGCGCTCAGCCTCGCCGCCGCGCTGCCGGCCGCCGCCAACGACGTGCGCATCGACCAGTATGGCTGGGGCAACAGCGCCGGCGGCGCGCAGAACGGCTGGAGCAACCGCATCCGCGTGCATCAGGGCGGCAACTGGAACGGCGCCACCGCGCAGCAGTATGGCGGGCGCAATCTCTCCGTCATCGGCCAGGAAGGCTGGCGCAATTCCGCCGCGACCTACCAGACGGGCAACCGCAACGCCGCCGGCATCGGCCAGTTCGGCAGCAACCACACCGCCATCCTGACGCAGGACGGCAACGGCAACATCGCGGCCGGCGTGCAGGTGGGCAATGGCTGCGCCGCCGATGTCGCGCAGGGCGGCAACGGCAATGTCGCCGCCTTCGTGCAGAGCTGCCCCTAG
- a CDS encoding GFA family protein, whose translation MTHTASCLCGDVRLVVSGEPYRVGVCHCMDCRKHHGALFHASAIFPEGAVTISGETRDYRGRHFCPRCGASLFGVSGDEVEVNLGAFDAPDAFRPTYELWTIRRERFLPSFPGLRLYERDRPDGAPRAEG comes from the coding sequence ATGACCCACACCGCCTCCTGCCTCTGCGGCGATGTCCGCCTCGTCGTCAGCGGCGAGCCGTATCGCGTCGGGGTCTGCCACTGCATGGACTGCCGCAAGCATCATGGCGCGCTGTTCCATGCCTCGGCCATCTTCCCCGAAGGCGCGGTGACCATCAGCGGCGAGACGCGCGATTATCGCGGCCGGCATTTCTGCCCCCGCTGCGGCGCGTCGCTCTTCGGCGTCAGCGGCGACGAGGTCGAGGTCAATCTCGGCGCCTTCGACGCGCCGGACGCCTTCCGCCCGACCTATGAACTCTGGACCATCCGCCGCGAGCGCTTCCTGCCTTCCTTCCCGGGGCTCCGCCTCTACGAGCGCGACCGGCCGGACGGGGCGCCGCGCGCGGAGGGTTGA